The sequence tatccgccacctacggacgcgcccggtggaagtccagcaaaactcccccacagacggagcccccggccacgcagagtacgcgccggggggcccgcccaggtccctcgggatgGGTAATTATAcctatgcttagtgcgagtttttttaattactcagtcGATGTTAATGTGATGTTTAATTTGTGTGAGTTTTTATCAGTGCCACCTAGTGGTAAGCTTATGAATCTCATTTTGTGGGAGAGAGAAGGTTTGTTTATGTTGCTGTCTCATGTATCGAATAGCTTTACCGAAGTGAGCCTTTCGATTATTGTATGTGCGAGTGCGAGTtgcaaattaatggattttgagagtatttcttcactttcaaACAAGTTAAGTAGTCACTAAAAATTTAGCCGTAAAACCAatacaatatcaagatttttttctttctttttaataataatgttgttttttaaggttttatctattctaatggtttatacacatatattttttcggttagaaaattttatagacgtctagctagttgtaaatacatattaattatttgctttttcatttaattcttattaaatcattggttttttaaagagttgtttgatgagagagagagagagagtgagatagagtattctttattgtacacaaaatgaataaatattgcgaaacaatattaataaaaaaagagtacaattcatggtcttatcgctaagagtgatctcttccagacaaccattagatgggcaagaataatttcgtaatgaattgcacactgtgtacctatctattgaaatatatacacacacacaacacacacacacacacacacacatacacacgcacatacacacacacacacacacacacacacacatatatatatatatatatatatatatatatacatatttacacatACGTACGTAcagatatatatgtatttataattatatagaaatttgaataatgtaataataattttgcttctttacacatttataaataaggatggatgctcgtaataattttagtatatttgggccacctaatgaagatcatcaacactattaccgtaaatacaatcattttataaacgttcaacgggtaaatgattaaacctatataaaacataatttctttaattaaaaaaagctgaaataattacctattccaagattaattatgttaagtacctatgtctaaatatgtaattacaattaaataaatctatactaatattataaagaggaaagatttgtttgtttgtttgtttcgaataggctccgaaactaccggaccgatttgaaaaattctttttccattagaagccgacattgtccctgatgaacataggctactttttaaaaaaaaaaaaaaattttattttttttggtttcatgtgtgttttaatgtttccgaagcgaagcgagggcgggtcgctagttctataataaacttctaattctaatactattctattaaagttactaaaaaattatgtttatgctgggcagttttcgtgtattttaaaggttACGCCATTACGGCAAAGTTTGTATACGAAATAGCACCCTTAGAAGGGAAGtggtataactaaaaaaattaagattagttttatatttcaaaacacttatgtattattaagaacctacattttaagtaatacgtgaagcaaaaatgttgtacccctttttacgaaaattgcgcggacggagaagtatgaaatttcccacacttatagagaagtagtgcagattgctaatattttttttaattgtgcataaacaataaaaaaataaactaaatcaataaaaaagccttacacacaataccatgtatttgacacacacacacatgcatttatacttttcttgtttattgatttatcaatctgtggtcaaattgagaatagattaatattttttgtctttaatattatttttatataatgtagCCTTAGCGACATAGAGCAGTGATcattatagaaatgatgataatagaaaggtgacaatagaactataataatgttcaaacttaaaatttaaataaattatggtctTATAGACGAAAATTGGTTGGTCTCCGTATGGATGTGGTTTGAGTATGTACGGGTCGTCCGGACTTGTAGTGTAATATGGTAAAGGTAAGTACCTGAGTAGGCGCCGTCGGTGTtcggataataaattaaatacgacaccttgcacactaattaaatgtttattaaaagtTACACTTAGTCCACACCAGAACACAAAacagtctatattattataattatgaagaaTTGAAGGTTACGAGCACAGATAGATATTCAGTTTATAAACAGTACACAGAAGACACTTTACACGACAGTACAGTAACGATAGACACAAAGAAAGCGCGTTATCACAAGAGATGCAAAAGCTTTGAAAACAATACAACAGTATATAATTAGCGAAAGCGACGTGCGTTCAGTACGAGGTAAGTTACGACTGGGGGCGTGGCTAGCCGCGATCAGCTGCGCAGGAGTGCTTTTCGATCTACCCGCGACATTCCGTCCAAGCGCGCGTGTCCACAGCGCGAACGAACGGGCGACCAGCTGATTGACGCGGCACGATAAATTGTCGTGTGTGTATGTCTGTTTTGTATGTAATGTAGTAACTATATATGAATAGATATGTTATATGTGTCAATGTATACTCtgtgtgtattaataattatattaaataaatatattatataagttttatattgtgaAGAGTAAATGTGTGTGCATGAAATGTGGAATAAGCCCACATCACTCCCCCCCAGAGACCTGGTTAGGGGCGATAAAAATCCGGGAATCTGACATGTCGACCGGAACGTGTAGTTATAGGTGCAGTTCTGTCAGGTGGTGGAGCTACCGCAACATCGGGTTCAGATATGGCAGGTGAAAGTGCATTACCTAACAGGCCTTCATGAACAGTAAGGTAATACGCAGGTTTTAAACGGTCTATCGAGACGGTGACAGAGTTACCTTTAATCAGAAGTTTGAACGTCTTGTCACGTCGTTCTAGTACTTTATGAGGGCCAGTATAGGCTGGCGTAAGAGGAGGACGCGAAGTATCTTCACGTAAGAAGACGTACTCCGCGTTCTTGAGCTCTTTAAAGATAAaaatcttttgtttgttatggCGAGAGGCTGGAACCGGTTTTAATTTCTCGGCGAATGAGCGTAGACGAGCCGTAAAATCTGATATATCAGTAGTACAGGCTGTGCTCGGCTCAAAAAATTCGCCGGGAAGTCTTAACGGCTCGCCGTAAAGCAACTCAGCGGACGAAGTCTGTAAGTCCTCCTTGAATGCGCTACGGATACCAAGTAGTACAAACGGTAGGACCTCTGACCAATTGTCGTTAGCGTGGCATACGATGGAAGCTTTTAGCTGCCTGTGGAAGCGTTCCACGAGACCGTTACAAGCGGGATGGTAGGCAGTTGTGCGTTTATGCTGGAATCCAGTGGTTTTTGCCAGATACTGAAACAGCGCGGACTCAAATTGACGGCCGCGGTCTGTAACAATATCTGTCGGGCAACCGAATCTGGATATCCAGCCTGAAATCAGTGCCTTAGCCACCGTTTCTGCGGTAATATCTGGTATTGGCATGACTTCCGGCCATCGAGTGAACCGGTCTATAGCCGTGAGACAATACCTGTATCCCTGTGATACCGGGAGTGGGCCTATCAGGTCTATGTGGACATGCCTGAAACGTGCAGTTGGTGCGTCGAAAGTGCCCAATGGTGCAGACACGTGTCGACTAACCTTCGCGCGTTGGCATGATAAACATGACCTAGCCCAGTTTCGACAGTCTTTTCGGACCCCAGGCCAAACAAATCGATCGGATACCAACTTGGCAGTCGTGGAAGCGCCGGGGTGACTTAGCGAGTGGAGACTTTGGAATACCTGTTTGCGGTAATCCTTTGTGATGAATGGCCTGGGTGTCGGTGTACTGATATCACAGTACAAAGGATAACGGCATCCAGGATAGTCCATCTTTTTGAGACGGAGAGATAAGCTGTCCGTTAAATATTGAGCCAGTTCGGGATCGCAGTTTTGAGCATTGGCGAGGTCGGCGAGACAAATTGGAGCCTCCAGTTCATCGACGCGAGATAAGGTGTCGGCCACAACGTTATTTTTGCCGGAGATGTGCCTTATATCGGTCGTGAACTGGGATATGAAGTCCAAGTGACGAAATTGCCTGGGCGAACAATTTTGCTTCCTTTCGTGGAAGGCAAAACTGATAGGCTTATGATCAGTATAAATCGTGAAGTGTCTCGCTTCAAACATATGTCGAAAGTACTTGATCGCCTCGTAGATTGCAAGAAGTTCGCGATCATACGGGGAGTACTTGTTCTGCGATGGACTCAGCTTACGGGAGAAAAAACCTAGAGGCTCCCACGTGTCATTTTTCAGCTGTTGCAAAACAGCCCCTATAGCCATATCTGATGCGTCTGTAACCAAAGACAGCTTAGCCTGACAATCTGGGTGTGCCAGGAGTGCCGCGTTGGAGAGGCTTTCCTTAGTCTCTGCGAAAGCTTTCAGAGCAACGTCATTGAGGCTAATGGGAGTGGAGCCTTTGACTGAACCCATAAGTAGGGCGTTAAGAGGAGCTTGTATTTGGGCAGCATTAGGCAGAAACCGCCTATAAAAATTGGCCATACCTAAAAACCGTCTAAGCGTCCTAACGTCTTTGGGTGGGGGAAAGTTATTGATGGCTTGTACCTTCTCGTCCAGTGGTTTGGTTCCGCTCTCCGAGATACGGTAACCTAGAAAAGTTACCTCGGGAGCCCCAAAAACACACTTGGACAAGTTGATTACCATCCCGTAGTCCCTAAGTCTGGTAAATACTTGGCGCAGATGCTGCTCATGCTGAATGCTGTCCCTGCTAAATATGAGAAAATCGTCCAAATAACAGTAAACGAAATCTAGCCCGCGCATCATCTCATCTACAAATCTTTGAAATGTTTGGCTAGCATTTCGTAGCCCAAATGTCATAAACGGGAATTCATACATTCCAAAGGGGGTGGTGATCGCGGTTTTTGGTATATCGTCGGCACAGACTGGTATTTGGTTGTAGGCTTTCACAAGGTCGATGGTGCTAAACGTACTACAACCAGCGATATTGTGCGCAAAGTCGTGTATATGACGTACTGGATACCTATCTGGGATAGTCCGGGCGTTGAGTTGCCTATAGTCACCACAAGGGCGCCAACCGTTGTCTTTTTTCGGTGCCAGGTGTAATGGTGATGACCATGGGCTATCAGACGGTCTAGCTGTACCATCAGCTAGCATGGACTCGAATTCCGCCTTCGCCACCTTCAGTTTCTCGGGTGCTAAACGCCTAGGTGCACAAGCTACTGGAGGCCCTGGTGTAGTCCTAATGTGGTGTTGTGTATTGTGGCTTACCGTACGTTGTGTACCAGCTGGTCGCGTAATTTCAGGAAAATCGCGCGAAAGCAAAGCATGGTAGTGGGAAATGCCAGTCGGAACCTTCACAGAAAGAATATCATTAGTATTAGAGGCCAGTGAAGCTGGAGCAGACAGGGTAGTGGTGTCGTCAATTAATTTTCGATTCTTACAATCTACAATCAAGTTATAGTGACACAAAAAATCTACACCTATAATGGGCTTCGTCACATCAGCCACTATGAATCTCCATGGGTAATTGCGTCGGAGTCCAAGGTCCAGGTTGAGCTGCGAGTACCCATAAGTCTCAATGGTTGATCCGTTGGCTGCTATCAGTTTGTAGCTGGTTGGTGCACGACGCTCTCGTAGCTGGGTCCGTGGGAAAACGCAGAGGTCGCTACCGGTGTCGACCAAAAACTGGGTTTTCGTGGTGCGGTCAGTTACGAAGAGGCGACCTGGAGAGTTGAGGCAGTCGTCTGTCGCCATTATCGACTGCCTGTGGCATTTCCCGACTCGTTGTAGTCGCACGGCTTCTGGCATTTGCTTGCCTTAACCCCGAACTTCGCGTGGTACCAACAAACGGGGTACCGTCGATAGTTGGAAGCAGATCGTGTTCTGCTGCGGGATGTCGAACGCCATCGAGGTCGAGAACGGTTCGAACGGTTCTGGGAGCGGTTTGTGGCACGAGTCTGGTCTTCGAGCTTTAATGCGAGGCGTTCCACCATTTTCCTCAGCTCTGCAATCTCACTGGACTGGTTGATACTACTCGTCCCGCATGTTGAAGTGGCTGCGACGTTGCATGGAGTAGTTATTTCCTGTATTCGGTCAGCGAGGTCCGACAGCTGTTCAAGCGAATGAGTAGGCTGCGATGCTAGTACCGTCTGGATACTGTTCGGCAGGCGGTTACTCCAGATAGTTCGGATGAACTCATGTGGAACAGACGGTCCGGCCAGGTCCATAAGATGCCTCAGAAACTGCGATGGTTTTCGGTCACCCAACTCCTCATGAGTTAGTAATTGCTTGACCTTCTTTTCATGGGAAGCGGAGAGACGTCTGATGAGCTCGCTCTTAATTTTCTCATAGCGATTGTTGGTCGGAGGATGCACGATAATATCCTTTACCGCCTTCGCGTGAGGAATGTCAAGGTTAGTGATAACATTATTGAATTTGATGTGGTCCTCTGTAATACCATAGTTTTCGAATTGGCCTTCTAGAAGTGCAAACCAAATTTCTGGGTCCTCTGGAGAAAACGGAGGCACCTTCAAAGTGAACTTCCGAATGTCGGACGGCAAAATGTCGTTGTCGTGTACAGTGGAAACGCGCATTTTTTTCATTCGTCGGGGTTTTACGCTGCTACCTCCATGAGAACCAGCGGTCTCGACAGAATCACTGCTGCTCATTATGGTGTTCTTCAGGGGTCACCAGTATAGACGAGAATGGGTTGTCTCCCGTATTGATGTGGGTCGAGTATGTACGGGTCGTCCGGACTTGTAGCGTAATTGAGGTAAAGATAACTATGTACCTGAGTAGGCGCCGTCGGTGTtcggataataaattaaatacgacaccttgcacactaattaaatgtttattaaaagtTACACTTAGTCCACACCAGAACACAAAacagtctatattattataattatgaagaaTTGAAGGTTACGAGCACAGATAGATATTCAGTTTATAAACAGTACACAGAAGACACTTTACACGACAGTACAGTAACGATAGACACAAAGAAAGCGCGTTATCACAAGAGATGCAAAAGCTTTGAAAACAATACAACAGTATATAATTAGCGAAAGCGACGTGCGTTCAGTACGAGGTAAGTTACGACTGGGGGCGTGGCTAGCCGCGATCAGCTGCGCAGGAGTGCTTTTCGATCTACCCGCGACATTCCGTCCAAGCGCGCGTGTCCACAGCGCGAACGAACGGGCGACCAGCTGATTGACGCGGCACGATAAATTGTCGTGTGTGTATGTCTGTTTTGTATGTAATGTAGTAACTATATATGAATAGATATGTTATATGTGTCAATGTATACTCtgtgtgtattaataattatattaaataaatatattatataagttttatattgtgaAGAGTAAATGTGTGTGCATGAAATGTGGGATAAGCCCACAGTCtaatttcgaccactggactaccattagtagataataataaaatcattgccTTTCACAgagatttagattattacagACAGCCTACatggaaacaacaaaaaaacaaagcaaTATTACATCATTTCTGGCAAGCAGCTCAACATTtgcacttgtatattattaataggaattttattaaaaatattgacaatttatgaggattttgacaagtacggattagttatagatatagttacatattgtaaattaaattagttttataagtgcaacaaaaaataatttaaataataaaatgataaagccaaacctttttccaatgtgacgattagagggtatcctattattcttttctatattattatctatcagcttataaaattaaacagtctcttttagtctagaaaaggacaaagtactctttctgcctttttcaaataaaatggcatgccttaaagtgtttaaaccgataaactaaaaaaatacaattattgtattacaatattgaagtttaccaaaaaataagaattttgggttgagccactttaattctaaaggtacaaaatagtattgaacacgtgacattacccgaataattttgaaagtagtTGGTTCCCATTAAAATGCTGTTAAAATGCgttgtatttcatttagacggtctaatgccaaaacatcacgtgctaccaatatacgaGAAATAATATGATTGCTGCTCTCGGTGAATAAACGCCCTGCGAATCGAGTAGCATATCTCAACTCACACTCacaattcttcatttttcaccgtatagaacgtaaactcgatttgattttgatttattcatttacaattgaacaactatgaaaaaagatgaaaagacattttggagggaccgcgaggagctaaattgtgtgaattgttttattttgtctatttaatgtttcttggTTAATGcgtatttagtatttcttcgtgtataagtgtaattttgagatcgtcctggcctaaaggttaaggcgtccggtgtattcgtatcttgcgatgcaccggtgttctagtcccgccggcgggtatcaatttttctaatgaaatacgtacttatcaaatgtttacgattgacgttcactgtaaaggaatagcatcatgtaataaaaatcaaacccgcaaaattaatttgcgtaattactggtggtaggacgtcttgtgagtccgcacgggtaggtatcaccaccctttttttttttttttttaacgctggggaatccatttacggatacccggttcgagggggtaacgaaccgggttatgtcggactccggcgcctcctgagaggaagagggggacgaggagggccaaggtcctccacctccccgaattcctcgcaagagactacgccttgaaaaaggcgcgcgaagcacttgccccgcagaacgactaccgactaaaccccatcgagctccatcacaccggctacaccagacctacggtaccgcagtgcgcgccgaaagccCGCATTCGctggtacccgtcctgatgataagacgggatttcatctccgggaaaatcccgaaggacgtcatttcgggaggtatcaccaccctgcctatttttgccgtgaagcagtaatgcgtttcggtttgaagggtgagacaaccgttataactatactgagaccttagaactaatatcacaaggtgggaggcggcattttcgttgtagatgtctatgggctccggtaaccacttaagatcaggtgggccgggagctcgttcacccatctatgcaataacaaaataacgttggtttattaactgtttagtatctgtgaaagtgcgaaaatgtaaaaaaaaaattaaacaaaaccgctggacgtagcttctcgaagtcttcgaaaaagtccactgaaataaatctcagtaaataatcagcattttacagagattatattttatcccatattatctgatttcattccatgccaatcgattaatgcttcaaattaatcaaatccatttcactccatattatcatttttcataaaaaaaagattaggctcTATGGCCGGCGTGGTaagccgcgttcccccgaccgctccgggggaaggtgtagcgcggcgccatcaatgcgggctcttggcccgtcgaccgagggaaccggcggtcgtgtcgctggcggccgccggtccggcgtctgggggacggcgggatggatgtaatatgctctgcgtaaaccctgtcccgccgtctcaatagctccgactgggttcccacccggtccggggtagggcgccggctgtgagcggcaggagtttttagtgaggttcaactcccacggatccggcgattttctcctgtggaaaacaAAAAGGCTCTATGGCATGACACTTTTGCCTCTGTAGTTGGAAATATAGAACTACTAAAGAAATACTCGATCGAAACGTTAAAATCCACTAATTTGTAACACGCACTCGCACAAATGTCATTCGTGGTACTCATTTCGGTAAAATTACTCGGTTACGagatcacaacgttaatatgaactcgcactcacaaaataacaccgggtacgtttgccgctaggggcgctgttccaattgcatacaaatttgagcaaactggctcgctatcgagagcgttacaaaactcgcactaagcacacagactgcccatcgtattatatataagtatatatagatgtaaattgCCGCCGAACACGCAGCGAACAGCGTACCTATCCCAAGTCCTCCTTGCAttatttcacccctgccctatgtgacagggagtttcagcccgggtagtggggtttgccccgaggcccgttccgtgcccccgaaagggggtacgacgacccttcttcttctgcaaattcagttcgagacagcgagccgacgagtcaagacctctccggaAGAAGAGGAGAGAACCGACGAa is a genomic window of Bombyx mori chromosome W, ASM3026992v2 containing:
- the LOC134201735 gene encoding uncharacterized protein LOC134201735, whose amino-acid sequence is MSSSDSVETAGSHGGSSVKPRRMKKMRVSTVHDNDILPSDIRKFTLKVPPFSPEDPEIWFALLEGQFENYGITEDHIKFNNVITNLDIPHAKAVKDIIVHPPTNNRYEKIKSELIRRLSASHEKKVKQLLTHEELGDRKPSQFLRHLMDLAGPSVPHEFIRTIWSNRLPNSIQTVLASQPTHSLEQLSDLADRIQEITTPCNVAATSTCGTSSINQSSEIAELRKMVERLALKLEDQTRATNRSQNRSNRSRPRWRSTSRSRTRSASNYRRYPVCWYHAKFGVKASKCQKPCDYNESGNATGSR